One genomic window of Hymenobacter sp. J193 includes the following:
- a CDS encoding 2Fe-2S iron-sulfur cluster-binding protein: MTDEVRVYVEEAPGQRREVVAPTDMGLSLMEILKADGYDIQATCGGMALCGTCHVEVLAGPALPEPSDDELAMLESLPVMTQGSRLSCQIRINERMDGLVVRLMPQNA; this comes from the coding sequence ATGACCGACGAAGTACGCGTGTATGTGGAAGAAGCGCCCGGCCAGCGGCGCGAGGTAGTAGCGCCCACCGATATGGGCCTGAGTCTGATGGAAATCCTGAAGGCCGATGGCTATGACATTCAGGCTACCTGTGGCGGCATGGCCCTGTGCGGCACCTGCCACGTGGAGGTACTGGCCGGCCCGGCCCTGCCCGAGCCCAGCGACGATGAGCTGGCCATGCTGGAAAGCCTGCCGGTGATGACGCAGGGCAGCCGTCTTTCCTGCCAGATTCGCATCAATGAGCGGATGGATGGCCTGGTAGTGCGCCTGATGCCGCAGAACGCGTAA
- a CDS encoding NAD(P)/FAD-dependent oxidoreductase — MNSISTDICIIGAGPVGLFAVFEAGLLKLRCHVVDALPQVGGQLSEIYPKKPIYDIPGFPEVLAGDLVRNLMQQIAPFHPTFTLGERVERYAKLDDGTFQLFTTDGTEIICKTICIAGGLGSFEPRKPAIEDLEKFEGGRGVHYMVRDPEHFRNQRLVIAGGGDSALDWTIFLADVAKEVTLVHRGTTFRGAADSAEKVQKLHEAGKVRLVLSSNVTHVHGNGHLEAVTITANGGATESVVLDHFIPLFGLTPKLGPIGEWGLELQDDAVKVNTLDYSTSEPGVFAIGDINTYPGKLKLILCGFHEAALMAQGAFKYINPDKKYVLKYTTVNGVPTL, encoded by the coding sequence ATGAATTCTATTTCCACTGATATCTGCATCATCGGCGCCGGGCCGGTGGGGCTGTTTGCCGTTTTCGAAGCCGGCCTGTTGAAGCTGCGCTGCCACGTGGTGGATGCCCTGCCGCAGGTGGGTGGACAGCTTTCCGAAATCTACCCAAAAAAGCCGATTTATGACATCCCGGGCTTTCCCGAGGTGCTGGCCGGCGACCTGGTGCGCAACCTCATGCAGCAGATTGCGCCCTTCCACCCCACCTTCACGCTGGGCGAGCGGGTGGAGCGCTACGCCAAGCTCGATGATGGCACCTTCCAGCTCTTCACCACCGACGGCACCGAAATCATCTGCAAAACCATCTGTATTGCCGGCGGCCTGGGCTCGTTCGAGCCGCGCAAGCCGGCTATCGAAGACCTCGAAAAGTTTGAAGGCGGCCGGGGTGTACACTATATGGTGCGTGACCCGGAACACTTCCGCAACCAGCGCCTGGTTATTGCCGGCGGCGGCGACTCGGCCCTCGACTGGACTATCTTCCTGGCTGATGTGGCGAAGGAAGTGACCCTGGTGCACCGCGGCACTACCTTCCGCGGGGCCGCCGACTCGGCCGAGAAAGTGCAGAAGCTGCACGAAGCCGGCAAAGTACGCTTAGTGCTGAGCAGCAACGTCACCCACGTACACGGCAACGGCCACCTCGAAGCCGTAACCATCACAGCCAACGGCGGCGCCACTGAGTCGGTGGTATTGGACCATTTTATTCCGCTGTTTGGCCTTACGCCCAAGCTCGGCCCGATTGGCGAGTGGGGCCTGGAGCTGCAGGACGACGCGGTGAAGGTGAACACCCTGGATTACTCTACCTCCGAGCCCGGCGTGTTTGCCATCGGCGACATCAACACCTACCCCGGCAAGCTGAAGCTGATTTTGTGCGGCTTCCACGAGGCCGCCCTCATGGCCCAGGGAGCATTCAAATACATCAACCCCGACAAAAAGTACGTACTCAAGTACACCACCGTCAACGGGGTACCCACCTTGTAA
- a CDS encoding helix-turn-helix transcriptional regulator produces the protein MTHAKTTEFTQQQQDLARVAKALAHPARVAIIQLLASKRTCISGDIAAELPLSRTTVSQHLQELKVLGLIRGEIDGLTVCYCLNYELLQQVRQQFAGFFGEVATAPACGPADACAC, from the coding sequence ATGACGCACGCCAAAACCACGGAGTTTACCCAGCAGCAGCAGGACCTTGCCCGCGTAGCCAAGGCGCTGGCGCACCCCGCCCGCGTGGCCATCATCCAGCTATTAGCTTCTAAACGAACCTGCATTTCCGGCGACATAGCCGCCGAGCTGCCCTTAAGCCGCACCACCGTGTCGCAGCACCTGCAGGAGCTAAAGGTGCTGGGCCTTATTCGGGGCGAAATCGACGGCCTCACCGTGTGCTACTGCCTCAACTATGAGCTGCTGCAACAGGTCCGGCAGCAGTTCGCCGGCTTTTTCGGCGAGGTGGCTACTGCTCCTGCCTGCGGGCCGGCAGATGCCTGCGCCTGCTAA
- a CDS encoding DUF6428 family protein, with amino-acid sequence MKISEMKAFLAGLEAVNFRLPDGAYLPAHFHVTEVGLVNKHFIDCGGVERRETVANFQLWEAGDYDHRLAPRKFLHILTLSEKILGSEDLDIEVEYQQQTIGKFGLMFDGTDFVLTPKQTACLAQDACGIPSHQLALQQLQVAGCAPGGGCC; translated from the coding sequence ATGAAGATATCCGAAATGAAAGCCTTTCTCGCGGGCTTGGAAGCCGTTAACTTTCGCCTGCCGGATGGCGCTTACCTGCCTGCCCATTTCCACGTGACGGAAGTGGGCCTGGTAAACAAGCACTTCATCGACTGCGGGGGCGTGGAGCGCCGCGAAACCGTGGCCAACTTCCAGCTTTGGGAAGCCGGCGACTACGACCACCGGCTTGCTCCCCGTAAGTTTCTGCACATTCTCACCTTGTCGGAGAAGATTCTGGGTTCTGAGGATCTGGATATTGAGGTGGAATACCAGCAGCAGACCATCGGCAAATTCGGCCTTATGTTCGACGGGACGGATTTCGTGTTAACTCCCAAGCAGACGGCCTGCCTCGCCCAGGATGCCTGCGGCATTCCCAGCCACCAGCTTGCCCTGCAGCAACTGCAGGTTGCCGGTTGCGCCCCGGGAGGCGGGTGCTGCTAA
- a CDS encoding metallophosphoesterase, with amino-acid sequence MTIAFFSDVHGNLPALQAVLADIDQRQPDMVFCLGDLVGYAPWPNEVVAEIRRRGIPTLAGNYDQGIGLGSSECGCAYKTEEDKQLGAQSIAFTNAVVGEAERRYLRLLPKHMCLEFVDEPRTLSLLMVHGSPRRINEYLFEDRPEESLLRILADARADVLLFGHTHKPFHRALAYQQEGQTRYRHALNVGSVGKPKDGTPQAAYLLLHLDNDTCLTRPDGLRSELVRVPYDVEKAAQAIEASLLPNTYADMLRRAY; translated from the coding sequence ATGACTATTGCCTTTTTCTCGGATGTGCACGGCAATCTGCCGGCTCTGCAGGCCGTGCTGGCCGATATCGACCAGCGCCAGCCGGACATGGTATTCTGCCTGGGCGACCTGGTAGGCTACGCGCCCTGGCCTAATGAAGTCGTTGCCGAAATCCGGCGGCGCGGTATTCCCACCCTGGCCGGCAACTACGACCAGGGCATTGGTCTGGGTAGCAGCGAGTGCGGCTGCGCCTACAAAACGGAGGAAGACAAACAGCTGGGCGCGCAAAGCATTGCCTTCACCAACGCCGTCGTGGGGGAAGCGGAGCGCCGCTACCTGCGCCTGCTGCCCAAACATATGTGCCTGGAGTTTGTCGATGAACCCAGGACGTTGAGCTTACTAATGGTACATGGCTCCCCACGCCGTATCAACGAGTATCTGTTTGAAGACCGACCGGAAGAAAGCCTGCTGCGGATACTGGCCGATGCCCGCGCCGATGTGCTGCTGTTTGGGCATACGCACAAGCCTTTCCATCGGGCCCTGGCTTATCAGCAGGAAGGCCAGACTCGCTACCGCCACGCGCTCAACGTCGGCTCGGTTGGCAAGCCCAAGGATGGGACCCCGCAGGCAGCTTACCTGCTGCTCCACCTCGATAACGATACTTGCCTCACCCGCCCCGATGGCCTGCGCAGCGAGCTGGTGCGCGTGCCCTACGACGTTGAAAAAGCCGCACAGGCCATAGAAGCCAGCCTTTTGCCCAATACCTACGCCGACATGTTGCGGCGCGCTTACTAA
- a CDS encoding GNAT family N-acetyltransferase, producing the protein MDIRLVPLAEAHWPAVRAIYEQGIATGNATFQTEAPSWEAWDAAHLKHSRLVALDNTEQVLGWAALTPVSGRCVYAGVAEVSVYVATQAQGHGVGRQLLAALVAESEQNGIWTLQAGIFPENTASIHLHQVAGFRVLGQRERIGQMRGLWRDTVLLERRSATVGVE; encoded by the coding sequence ATGGACATTCGACTTGTACCCCTCGCCGAAGCGCACTGGCCGGCCGTGCGCGCCATCTACGAGCAGGGTATTGCCACCGGCAATGCTACTTTTCAGACTGAAGCTCCCAGCTGGGAGGCCTGGGACGCCGCGCATCTCAAGCACAGCCGCCTGGTTGCTCTCGATAATACCGAGCAGGTACTGGGCTGGGCTGCTCTCACGCCGGTATCGGGACGTTGCGTGTACGCGGGCGTGGCCGAAGTGAGCGTGTATGTAGCCACCCAAGCCCAGGGGCACGGCGTAGGACGCCAGCTACTAGCGGCTCTGGTTGCCGAGTCTGAGCAAAATGGTATCTGGACGCTGCAGGCGGGGATATTTCCGGAAAATACGGCCAGTATCCATCTGCACCAGGTTGCCGGTTTTCGAGTACTAGGCCAGCGGGAGCGAATAGGCCAGATGCGCGGCCTGTGGCGCGACACCGTTCTGCTGGAGCGCCGCAGCGCCACGGTGGGCGTAGAATAA
- a CDS encoding TVP38/TMEM64 family protein, with product MAFLKELFHQNKSTLALLLLLALLPLLGDSALAWVLHHNRELLAQPTAWEMLLYFGVVAIAMTLALTHTTVVVLITAFYFNWAGFPGMLLTYMLAALFGHMLATSLDKGKLIRLLERFPKAHAVMHELRGDSWRLVLLTRLSPVLPFALITFILAVVGVPRRQFLTASVVGMLPRTLFFYWLGTKAQDVLLLIQDPDTGTLGKVLVALLLAVSAFGLYYLFTRALKRVLQKGVEKEHKNFS from the coding sequence ATGGCTTTCCTGAAAGAGCTTTTCCACCAGAATAAATCCACCCTGGCGCTACTGCTGCTGCTGGCCCTGCTCCCGCTGCTGGGTGATAGTGCGCTGGCCTGGGTGCTGCACCACAACCGCGAGCTGCTGGCTCAGCCTACGGCCTGGGAAATGCTGCTGTACTTTGGGGTGGTAGCCATAGCCATGACGCTGGCCCTCACGCACACTACGGTGGTAGTGCTCATTACGGCCTTCTACTTCAACTGGGCCGGCTTTCCTGGTATGCTGCTCACCTACATGCTGGCGGCGCTGTTCGGGCATATGCTGGCTACCTCCCTCGACAAAGGCAAGCTTATTCGCTTGCTGGAGCGTTTCCCAAAGGCCCATGCCGTGATGCACGAGCTGCGCGGCGACAGTTGGCGGCTGGTGCTGCTCACGCGCCTTTCGCCGGTGCTGCCGTTTGCACTCATCACGTTCATTCTGGCTGTGGTAGGAGTGCCGCGCCGGCAGTTCCTCACGGCCTCGGTGGTTGGCATGCTGCCTCGTACGCTGTTTTTCTACTGGCTTGGCACCAAGGCGCAGGATGTGCTGCTGCTCATTCAGGACCCTGACACGGGCACGCTGGGCAAGGTGCTGGTGGCGCTGCTGCTGGCCGTTTCCGCCTTTGGTCTTTACTACCTGTTTACTCGTGCCTTAAAGCGCGTGCTGCAAAAAGGCGTCGAAAAAGAGCACAAAAATTTCAGCTGA
- a CDS encoding DUF2167 domain-containing protein, which produces MKRLLLLLAALASLHLRAAAAPIPPAPADSVDREKAYVDSVHATLHYQTGHIVLPDNLGSLDVPKGFRFLDAEQSNYVLTKFWGNPEGGSLGMLLPDDRGPLSDNNWAFDIEYDPSGYVEDDDAADIDYHDLLKEMQDDTEEANEEREKAGFGRVLLIGWAAKPYYDAKLNVLHWAKELRFSGTSETTLNYNVRVLGRKGVLNLNAIGSMPQLPEIRRTIPAIIKSVEFAKGQQYADFNPKLDEVAAYGIGGLVAGKVLAKAGALALFAKFWKVILALVAGGWTAIRRFFGGKTEDE; this is translated from the coding sequence TTGAAAAGACTGCTACTCCTGCTGGCCGCGCTGGCCAGCCTCCACCTGCGCGCCGCCGCGGCCCCTATCCCACCAGCACCTGCCGACTCCGTTGACCGGGAAAAGGCCTACGTCGATTCGGTTCATGCTACCCTTCACTACCAGACCGGGCACATTGTCCTGCCCGATAACTTAGGCTCACTGGATGTGCCCAAGGGTTTCCGCTTCCTCGACGCCGAACAAAGCAACTATGTGCTGACCAAGTTCTGGGGAAACCCCGAAGGCGGCTCCCTCGGCATGCTGCTGCCCGACGACCGGGGCCCTCTGTCGGACAACAACTGGGCTTTCGACATTGAGTACGACCCCTCGGGCTACGTGGAGGACGATGATGCCGCCGACATCGACTACCACGACCTGCTCAAGGAAATGCAGGACGATACCGAAGAAGCCAACGAGGAGCGGGAAAAGGCCGGCTTCGGCCGCGTTTTGCTGATCGGCTGGGCCGCCAAACCCTATTACGACGCGAAGCTCAACGTGCTCCACTGGGCCAAAGAGCTGCGCTTCAGCGGCACCTCTGAAACCACGCTCAATTATAACGTGCGCGTGTTGGGCCGCAAGGGCGTGCTCAACCTCAACGCCATTGGGAGCATGCCCCAGCTACCCGAAATCCGCCGCACCATTCCCGCCATCATCAAAAGCGTGGAGTTTGCCAAAGGCCAGCAGTACGCCGATTTCAACCCCAAGCTCGATGAGGTAGCGGCCTACGGGATTGGCGGGCTGGTGGCCGGCAAGGTTCTGGCCAAAGCGGGTGCTTTGGCCTTGTTTGCCAAGTTCTGGAAAGTCATTCTGGCCCTGGTAGCAGGCGGCTGGACGGCCATCCGGCGCTTTTTCGGGGGCAAGACTGAAGACGAGTAG
- a CDS encoding cystathionine gamma-synthase → MKFGTKAIHAGVHPDPATGAIMTPIYQTSTYVQRSPGDHKGYEYSRTHNPTRSQLQDALAALDNGKHGLAFASGMAAIDCIVKLLQPGDEVISTNDLYGGSYRLFTKVYATYGIKFHFVPMHDMAAVEAAVTERTKLIWVETPTNPLLNVIDIAAASAVAKKAGALLVVDNTFSTPYLQTPLELGADMVMYSLTKYMGGHSDTVMGAVVVNDDELHQRLSFFQNACGGTPGPQDCFLVLRGLKTLHVRMQRHCENGRKVAEYLKAHPKVEKVFWPGFADHPNHAVAARQMRDFGGMISFVLKGDRKEDAIAVLEKFQLFSLAESLGGVESLSGHPATMTHASIPAEERRKAGLSDSLIRLSVGIEDAEDLIEDLAQAIG, encoded by the coding sequence ATGAAATTCGGAACCAAAGCCATCCACGCCGGCGTGCATCCCGACCCTGCTACCGGGGCCATCATGACGCCTATCTACCAGACCTCAACCTACGTGCAACGCTCCCCCGGCGACCACAAAGGCTACGAGTACTCCCGCACCCACAACCCCACCCGCTCCCAGCTGCAGGATGCGCTGGCGGCCCTCGACAATGGCAAGCACGGCCTGGCTTTCGCCTCCGGTATGGCGGCCATCGACTGCATCGTGAAGCTGCTGCAGCCCGGCGACGAGGTTATCAGCACCAACGACTTATACGGCGGCTCTTACCGGCTTTTTACCAAGGTGTACGCCACCTACGGCATCAAATTTCACTTTGTGCCCATGCACGACATGGCCGCCGTGGAAGCCGCCGTGACGGAGCGCACCAAGCTGATTTGGGTGGAAACCCCCACCAATCCGCTGCTGAACGTTATCGACATTGCGGCGGCCTCGGCCGTGGCCAAAAAGGCCGGGGCCCTGCTGGTGGTCGACAACACTTTCTCCACGCCTTACCTGCAAACCCCGCTGGAGCTGGGTGCCGATATGGTGATGTACTCGCTCACCAAGTACATGGGCGGGCACTCCGATACCGTGATGGGCGCCGTGGTAGTGAACGACGACGAGCTGCACCAGCGGCTGAGCTTTTTCCAGAATGCCTGCGGCGGCACGCCCGGCCCCCAGGACTGCTTCCTGGTGCTGCGCGGCCTCAAAACCCTGCACGTGCGTATGCAGCGCCACTGTGAAAACGGCCGAAAGGTAGCCGAATACCTGAAGGCCCACCCCAAGGTTGAAAAAGTGTTCTGGCCCGGCTTTGCCGATCATCCCAACCACGCTGTAGCGGCCCGGCAGATGCGCGACTTTGGCGGCATGATTTCCTTTGTGCTGAAAGGCGACCGGAAAGAAGACGCCATTGCCGTGCTGGAGAAATTTCAGCTGTTTTCCCTGGCCGAAAGCCTGGGCGGCGTCGAAAGCCTTTCGGGCCACCCCGCAACCATGACGCACGCCAGCATTCCGGCCGAGGAGCGCCGCAAGGCCGGCCTCTCCGATTCCTTGATTCGGCTGAGCGTAGGCATTGAGGATGCCGAGGACTTGATTGAGGACCTTGCCCAGGCAATTGGGTAA
- a CDS encoding GDSL-type esterase/lipase family protein: MRILFVLLLVLGFGCSSSGEEPTPTAGPAITPLPAPAGPAIRFLSLGDSYTIGEGAAEADRWSVQLAWLAQAQGLNLQPPTIIARTGWTTAELQSAIQEANLPKDFGLVSLLIGVNNQYRGQPLATYRTDFRLLLQTAIRLAAGRPSRVLMLSIPDWGRTPYAQSRNPERIASEIDQFNAVAQEESQAAGVAFVDITPATRAAAGDVTQFTADGLHYSGQHMAQWAQLALPVVQQQLK, translated from the coding sequence ATGCGTATCCTGTTTGTATTGCTGCTGGTGCTGGGTTTTGGCTGCTCCTCGTCCGGGGAAGAGCCCACGCCCACGGCCGGGCCGGCCATTACGCCCCTGCCCGCGCCAGCCGGTCCTGCCATCAGGTTTCTATCCCTCGGCGACTCTTACACCATTGGGGAAGGGGCAGCCGAGGCTGACCGCTGGAGTGTGCAGTTGGCGTGGCTAGCCCAGGCACAGGGCCTCAATCTGCAACCGCCTACCATTATTGCCCGCACCGGCTGGACCACGGCCGAGTTGCAGAGTGCCATTCAAGAAGCCAATTTGCCGAAAGACTTCGGGCTCGTGTCGTTGCTGATTGGGGTGAACAACCAGTACCGCGGGCAGCCGCTGGCCACCTACCGCACCGATTTCCGGCTGCTGCTGCAAACGGCCATTCGACTGGCGGCTGGCCGCCCCAGCCGCGTGCTGATGCTCTCCATCCCCGACTGGGGCCGCACGCCCTACGCGCAGAGCCGCAATCCGGAGCGCATTGCCTCAGAAATTGACCAGTTCAATGCCGTGGCGCAAGAAGAAAGCCAGGCGGCAGGTGTAGCCTTCGTGGATATTACTCCTGCTACCCGCGCCGCGGCCGGCGACGTCACCCAGTTTACTGCCGATGGGTTGCACTATTCCGGCCAGCACATGGCGCAGTGGGCACAGCTGGCGCTACCGGTGGTACAGCAGCAACTGAAGTAG
- a CDS encoding SIMPL domain-containing protein codes for MQGRVWGQTAAPRAKTIIVYGSATEELEPEKAELLLTYRFSDNVKDADRAREQQQNLLAVLRDFAIAPEKLIVYNVSASSSGGVYKVANATVFLTKQYKLVVEKPAIMDELIPKLIQSGADRVEAVNLISSKLADFRLQVISKALADARTKAQHVARQMGTSVGKVYSVTEIVPVASRSEADLPSLYKMQGYAERKDQEEVSLRKIVVRANFSVEYELP; via the coding sequence ATGCAGGGGCGTGTATGGGGACAGACAGCTGCGCCGCGTGCCAAAACCATTATTGTATATGGTAGTGCTACCGAGGAGCTGGAGCCGGAAAAAGCGGAGCTGCTGCTCACTTACCGCTTTTCGGACAACGTGAAAGATGCTGACCGTGCCCGCGAGCAGCAGCAAAACCTGCTGGCCGTTTTACGCGACTTTGCCATTGCCCCCGAAAAGCTAATTGTATACAACGTATCAGCTTCCAGCTCGGGCGGAGTTTACAAGGTTGCCAACGCTACCGTTTTTCTCACCAAGCAATACAAGCTGGTAGTTGAAAAACCAGCCATCATGGACGAGCTCATTCCAAAGCTCATTCAAAGCGGGGCCGACAGGGTGGAGGCCGTCAACCTGATTAGCAGTAAACTCGCTGACTTCCGGCTGCAAGTCATAAGCAAGGCCCTGGCTGATGCGCGCACCAAAGCCCAGCACGTTGCCCGGCAGATGGGTACTTCCGTCGGAAAGGTATACTCCGTGACGGAAATAGTGCCGGTTGCTTCACGGTCGGAAGCTGATCTGCCGTCTCTTTATAAAATGCAGGGCTACGCAGAGCGGAAAGATCAGGAAGAAGTAAGCCTACGCAAAATCGTAGTCAGGGCAAATTTCAGCGTAGAGTACGAGCTTCCGTAA
- a CDS encoding OmpA family protein, which yields MKNTASAFLLLSTLASATLLPGCVASKKYDDLRARQAATEQSLATAERQQREAVAELQKSTDALSELRLQTKRLAEDSAQTGNALRRTRQLYTQLTDSYDKLLKNSDRALANKADDYNKVARDLARREAELGELETTLKRSKADIDKLNTDLKVREVRVQELEKALVEKDKAVNDLRTSVANALRGFQGSELQVKMKDGKVYVSLSEQLLFKSGSTKVDPKGQEALKKLAAVLQEQKDVNVVVEGHTDNVPILKGTAGMQDNWDLSVLRATEIARLLSTNGVAPERVTASGRAQYVPVSANDTPANKALNRRTEIILTPKLDQLFQILGSNSTTGTK from the coding sequence GTGAAAAACACTGCTTCTGCCTTCCTGCTGCTTTCTACCCTGGCCTCGGCAACGTTGCTGCCCGGCTGCGTGGCTTCCAAAAAATACGATGACCTGCGTGCCCGTCAGGCGGCCACCGAGCAGTCGTTGGCTACGGCCGAGCGGCAGCAGCGCGAAGCGGTAGCCGAGCTCCAGAAATCGACGGATGCGCTGAGCGAGCTGCGCCTGCAAACCAAGCGCCTGGCCGAAGACTCGGCCCAGACCGGCAACGCCCTGCGCCGCACCCGCCAGCTTTACACGCAATTGACCGACTCCTACGACAAGCTGCTCAAGAACTCGGACCGCGCCCTCGCCAACAAAGCCGACGACTACAATAAGGTAGCCCGCGACCTGGCCCGCCGCGAAGCCGAGCTGGGTGAGCTGGAAACCACGCTCAAACGCAGTAAAGCCGACATCGACAAGCTGAATACCGACCTGAAAGTGCGCGAAGTACGCGTTCAGGAGCTGGAAAAGGCGCTGGTAGAGAAGGACAAGGCCGTGAATGACCTGCGCACCAGCGTGGCCAACGCCCTGCGCGGCTTCCAGGGCTCGGAGCTGCAGGTGAAGATGAAGGACGGCAAAGTGTACGTGTCCCTCTCAGAGCAGCTGCTGTTCAAATCGGGCTCCACGAAAGTAGACCCCAAAGGCCAGGAGGCCCTGAAAAAGCTGGCCGCCGTGCTGCAGGAGCAGAAAGACGTGAACGTGGTAGTGGAAGGCCACACCGATAACGTACCCATTCTGAAAGGCACCGCCGGTATGCAGGACAACTGGGATTTGAGCGTGCTGCGCGCCACCGAAATTGCCCGCCTGCTTTCCACCAACGGCGTGGCCCCAGAGCGCGTGACGGCCTCGGGCCGCGCGCAGTACGTACCCGTCTCGGCCAACGATACGCCCGCCAACAAAGCCCTGAATCGCCGCACCGAAATTATTCTCACGCCCAAGCTGGATCAGCTGTTCCAGATCCTGGGCTCCAACTCAACTACGGGCACGAAGTAG
- the accD gene encoding acetyl-CoA carboxylase, carboxyltransferase subunit beta, with translation MSWFKRVEKGIVTPTDQKKETPDGLWYKCPECKTVAPMAEHKRLLYTCAKCNYHDRINSAEYFEVLFDNNQFTELDENLTSGDPLHFVDTKAYPQRIAATQRATGLQDAVRTAHGLMNGQELVVACMDFKFIGGSMGSVVGEKIARAIDYARQHRVPFLMISKSGGARMMEAGYSLMQMAKTSAKLALLSEAGVPFISLLTDPTTGGVTASFAMLGDFNISEPGALIGFAGPRVIKETIGKDLPKGFQSAEFVLEHGFLDFIVDRKELKQQLTDLLHMVQSSASEAVEAASVPTRQTR, from the coding sequence ATGTCTTGGTTTAAGCGCGTAGAAAAAGGCATCGTCACCCCGACGGACCAGAAAAAGGAAACCCCCGACGGCCTGTGGTATAAGTGTCCCGAGTGCAAAACCGTGGCCCCTATGGCCGAGCACAAGCGCCTGCTCTACACCTGCGCCAAGTGCAACTATCACGACCGGATCAATTCCGCCGAGTATTTCGAGGTGCTATTTGATAACAACCAGTTCACGGAGCTCGACGAAAACCTGACGTCCGGCGACCCACTGCACTTCGTCGATACCAAGGCGTATCCGCAGCGCATTGCCGCCACTCAGCGCGCCACCGGCCTGCAGGATGCCGTGCGCACCGCCCACGGACTTATGAACGGCCAGGAGCTGGTGGTAGCTTGCATGGATTTCAAGTTCATCGGCGGCTCAATGGGCTCGGTGGTAGGCGAAAAAATTGCCCGCGCCATCGACTATGCCCGCCAGCACCGCGTGCCGTTCCTGATGATCAGCAAATCGGGTGGGGCGCGCATGATGGAAGCCGGCTATTCCCTGATGCAGATGGCCAAAACCTCCGCCAAGCTGGCGCTGCTGTCCGAAGCCGGGGTGCCTTTCATCTCCCTGCTTACTGATCCTACCACGGGCGGTGTCACGGCGTCTTTCGCCATGCTCGGCGACTTCAACATCTCCGAGCCGGGCGCGCTCATTGGATTCGCCGGCCCGCGCGTTATCAAGGAAACCATCGGCAAAGACCTGCCCAAGGGCTTCCAGAGCGCCGAGTTTGTGCTGGAGCACGGCTTCCTTGATTTCATCGTCGACCGCAAAGAGCTGAAGCAGCAGCTCACCGATTTGTTGCACATGGTGCAATCTTCTGCCTCAGAGGCCGTTGAAGCAGCTTCGGTGCCAACCCGGCAGACCCGCTAA
- a CDS encoding OmpA family protein, whose product MNSRKSILSLFMAMVMFLGSCASSKPASDGSLPEGNGSGARKTGMSKTAKGGIIGAGAGAVAGGVLGRVIGGKNGTAAGAIIGATVGGASGALIGRKMDKQAEELQRDMANAKVERVGEGIKITFDSGILFDTNKSDLRAASMTEIQKMAEVLKKYPDTNVLVEGHTDNSGSDAINQPLSERRAQSVANYTVTQGVDAARVSTKGYGSSQPVADNTTVEGKQANRRVEVAIYANEKMKKAAEAGKL is encoded by the coding sequence ATGAACTCTCGCAAATCGATTCTCTCCCTGTTCATGGCCATGGTAATGTTCCTCGGCTCATGTGCTTCTTCCAAGCCCGCCAGCGACGGCAGCCTGCCGGAAGGCAATGGCTCGGGTGCCCGCAAAACCGGCATGAGCAAAACCGCTAAAGGCGGTATCATCGGTGCCGGTGCCGGTGCCGTGGCTGGTGGCGTACTGGGCCGCGTAATTGGCGGTAAGAACGGTACGGCTGCTGGCGCTATCATCGGCGCTACCGTGGGTGGTGCCAGCGGTGCCCTCATTGGCCGCAAGATGGATAAGCAGGCCGAAGAGCTGCAGCGCGACATGGCCAACGCCAAAGTAGAGCGCGTGGGCGAAGGCATCAAGATTACCTTCGACTCGGGCATTCTGTTCGATACCAACAAGAGCGACCTGCGCGCTGCTTCGATGACGGAAATCCAGAAAATGGCTGAAGTCCTGAAGAAGTACCCCGACACGAACGTGCTGGTAGAAGGCCACACCGACAACTCCGGTTCCGACGCCATCAACCAGCCGCTGTCGGAGCGCCGGGCGCAGTCGGTAGCTAACTACACCGTAACGCAGGGTGTAGACGCTGCTCGCGTATCGACCAAAGGCTACGGCTCCTCGCAGCCCGTTGCCGACAACACCACGGTAGAAGGCAAGCAGGCCAACCGCCGCGTGGAAGTTGCCATCTATGCCAACGAAAAGATGAAAAAGGCTGCCGAAGCAGGCAAGCTGTAA